One genomic window of Quercus lobata isolate SW786 chromosome 9, ValleyOak3.0 Primary Assembly, whole genome shotgun sequence includes the following:
- the LOC115960241 gene encoding O-fucosyltransferase 10-like isoform X1, with amino-acid sequence MAMKPKTHNGNGNSSDNNSGGGSSSSPSPPPSPSPPLRSSVSQCRRRVRSKAQSQLLKDSFGGGILFRRNLRYLVLLPLLYLSGLLMCVGGPFSALVGWPTTPGAVYRSHDMFRKFWPRIHSDNSSVLEVRSLFWVFHLVAEENAGKEKLSSVWKNKRRVKEQKPCPNSTASPRFESSGPSGYLIVEANGGLNQQRSAICNAVAVAGLLNAILVIPRFDFHNVWRDPSEFRDIYDEDHFIATLEGYVKVVKEVPEELMLKYENNITNVPSFHVQAWASVSYYLGEVYPVLQQQGIIRIAPFANRLAMNVPPHIQFLRCLTNYEALRFSAPISTLAKKLVNRMIEKSSRTGRKYVSVHLRFEEDMVAFSCCVYDGGEAEKIEMDSVREKGWRGKFKRKDRIILPGLNRINGKCPLSPLEVGMMLRGMGFANDTSIYLASGKIYRAERHLVPLLKMFPHLHTKESLATPDELAPFVGYSSRLAALDYTVCLFSEAFVTTQGGNFPHFLMGHRRFLYGGHAKTIIPDKRRLVVLLQDMGLSWKDFKDQMKEMLNESDRKGMMVPRVRKFNRKTSVYTHPLPECGCIQRPPNTLIIPNSTFLNYHQKSMR; translated from the exons atggcCATGAAACCTAAAACCCACAACGGAAATGGCAACTCCAGCGACAACAACAGCGGTGGAGGAAGCAGCAGCTCGCCGAGCCCGCCTCCGTCGCCGTCGCCGCCGCTTCGCTCCAGCGTATCCCAATGCCGGCGACGAGTGCGGTCCAAAGCACAGTCTCAGCTCTTAAAGGACAGCTTCGGCGGTGGCATTCTGTTCCGGCGAAACCTGCGGTACTTGGTGCTGCTTCCTCTGCTCTACTTGTCTGGGTTGCTCATGTGTGTTGGTGGGCCCTTCTCGGCTCTCGTCGGCTGGCCCACCACTCCTGGCGCCGTGTACCGTAGCCACGACATGTTTCGGAAATTCTGGCCTCGTATTCACTCTGATAATTCCTCTGTTCTTGAGGTTCGctctttgttttgggtttttcatttGGTTGCAGAAGAAAAtgcaggaaaagaaaaa TTGTCCTCTGtttggaaaaacaaaagaagggtAAAAGAGCAAAAACCGTGTCCAAATTCAACAGCTAGTCCACGTTTTG AGTCCTCTGGCCCCAGTGGTTACTTGATTGTTGAGGCTAATGGTGGTCTTAACCAACAACGCTCTGCG ATCTGTAATGCAGTGGCTGTAGCTGGGCTTTTGAATGCAATACTAGTTATCCCTCGCTTTGATTTCCATAatgtttggagagatccaaG TGAGTTTCGTGACATATATGATGAAGATCATTTCATAGCCACCCTTGAAGGCTATGTGAAAGTGGTTAAAGAGGTACCTGAAGAATTGATgctaaaatatgaaaacaacATTACTAATGTTCCAAGCTTCCATGTCCAAGCTTGGGCTTCTGTCAGTTATTACTTGGGAGAAGTGTATCCTGTCTTGCAGCAGCAAGG GATTATCCGCATAGCCCCCTTTGCTAATAGATTGGCGATGAATGTCCCACCTCATATTCAATTTCTAAGATGTCTGACTAATTATGAAGCATTGAGATTCTCTGCTCCCATTTCAACTCTTGCAAAGAAACTAGTAAACAGAATGATTGAGAAGAGTTCTAGGACTGGTAGAAAGTATGTTTCTGTCCATCTTCGTTTTGAGGAG GACATGGTGGCATTTTCATGCTGTGTGTATGATGGAGGAGAGgcagaaaaaattgaaatggaTTCAGTTCGTGAAAAAGGATGGAGAGGAAAGTTCAAACGAAAAGACCGTATCATCTTGCCTGGTCTCAATCGAATCAATGGAAAATGCCCACTATCTCCCTTGGAG GTTGGGATGATGCTGCGTGGTATGGGGTTTGCTAATGACACTTCAATATATCTTGCCTCAGGGAAGATATACCGGGCAGAAAGGCATTTAGTTCCTCTGCTAAAGATGTTTCCTCACCTCCATACGAAGGAATCTCTTGCAACCCCGGATGAGCTTGCTCCTTTTGTG GGATACTCTTCAAGATTGGCAGCTTTGGACTACACTGTATGCTTGTTTAGTGAGGCTTTTGTGACAACTCAGGGTGGAAACTTTCCTCATTTTCTGATGGGCCACCGGAGATTCCTCTATGGTGGACATGCTAAGACCATTATTCCAGATAAACGAAGGCTTGTTGTTCTACTGCAGGACATGGGTCTCAG TTGGAAAGATTTCAAAGATCAGATGAAAGAAATGTTAAACGAGAGTGACCGCAAGGGGATGATGGTACCCAGAGTGAGAAAATTCAACAGAAAAACTTCTGTTTACACACATCCTTTGCCAGAATGCGGATGTATCCAGAGACCCCCCAATACTCTAATCATCCCAAATTCTACATTCCTTAATTACCACCAAAAATCCATGAGATAA
- the LOC115960241 gene encoding O-fucosyltransferase 10-like isoform X2, with amino-acid sequence MAMKPKTHNGNGNSSDNNSGGGSSSSPSPPPSPSPPLRSSVSQCRRRVRSKAQSQLLKDSFGGGILFRRNLRYLVLLPLLYLSGLLMCVGGPFSALVGWPTTPGAVYRSHDMFRKFWPRIHSDNSSVLELSSVWKNKRRVKEQKPCPNSTASPRFESSGPSGYLIVEANGGLNQQRSAICNAVAVAGLLNAILVIPRFDFHNVWRDPSEFRDIYDEDHFIATLEGYVKVVKEVPEELMLKYENNITNVPSFHVQAWASVSYYLGEVYPVLQQQGIIRIAPFANRLAMNVPPHIQFLRCLTNYEALRFSAPISTLAKKLVNRMIEKSSRTGRKYVSVHLRFEEDMVAFSCCVYDGGEAEKIEMDSVREKGWRGKFKRKDRIILPGLNRINGKCPLSPLEVGMMLRGMGFANDTSIYLASGKIYRAERHLVPLLKMFPHLHTKESLATPDELAPFVGYSSRLAALDYTVCLFSEAFVTTQGGNFPHFLMGHRRFLYGGHAKTIIPDKRRLVVLLQDMGLSWKDFKDQMKEMLNESDRKGMMVPRVRKFNRKTSVYTHPLPECGCIQRPPNTLIIPNSTFLNYHQKSMR; translated from the exons atggcCATGAAACCTAAAACCCACAACGGAAATGGCAACTCCAGCGACAACAACAGCGGTGGAGGAAGCAGCAGCTCGCCGAGCCCGCCTCCGTCGCCGTCGCCGCCGCTTCGCTCCAGCGTATCCCAATGCCGGCGACGAGTGCGGTCCAAAGCACAGTCTCAGCTCTTAAAGGACAGCTTCGGCGGTGGCATTCTGTTCCGGCGAAACCTGCGGTACTTGGTGCTGCTTCCTCTGCTCTACTTGTCTGGGTTGCTCATGTGTGTTGGTGGGCCCTTCTCGGCTCTCGTCGGCTGGCCCACCACTCCTGGCGCCGTGTACCGTAGCCACGACATGTTTCGGAAATTCTGGCCTCGTATTCACTCTGATAATTCCTCTGTTCTTGAG TTGTCCTCTGtttggaaaaacaaaagaagggtAAAAGAGCAAAAACCGTGTCCAAATTCAACAGCTAGTCCACGTTTTG AGTCCTCTGGCCCCAGTGGTTACTTGATTGTTGAGGCTAATGGTGGTCTTAACCAACAACGCTCTGCG ATCTGTAATGCAGTGGCTGTAGCTGGGCTTTTGAATGCAATACTAGTTATCCCTCGCTTTGATTTCCATAatgtttggagagatccaaG TGAGTTTCGTGACATATATGATGAAGATCATTTCATAGCCACCCTTGAAGGCTATGTGAAAGTGGTTAAAGAGGTACCTGAAGAATTGATgctaaaatatgaaaacaacATTACTAATGTTCCAAGCTTCCATGTCCAAGCTTGGGCTTCTGTCAGTTATTACTTGGGAGAAGTGTATCCTGTCTTGCAGCAGCAAGG GATTATCCGCATAGCCCCCTTTGCTAATAGATTGGCGATGAATGTCCCACCTCATATTCAATTTCTAAGATGTCTGACTAATTATGAAGCATTGAGATTCTCTGCTCCCATTTCAACTCTTGCAAAGAAACTAGTAAACAGAATGATTGAGAAGAGTTCTAGGACTGGTAGAAAGTATGTTTCTGTCCATCTTCGTTTTGAGGAG GACATGGTGGCATTTTCATGCTGTGTGTATGATGGAGGAGAGgcagaaaaaattgaaatggaTTCAGTTCGTGAAAAAGGATGGAGAGGAAAGTTCAAACGAAAAGACCGTATCATCTTGCCTGGTCTCAATCGAATCAATGGAAAATGCCCACTATCTCCCTTGGAG GTTGGGATGATGCTGCGTGGTATGGGGTTTGCTAATGACACTTCAATATATCTTGCCTCAGGGAAGATATACCGGGCAGAAAGGCATTTAGTTCCTCTGCTAAAGATGTTTCCTCACCTCCATACGAAGGAATCTCTTGCAACCCCGGATGAGCTTGCTCCTTTTGTG GGATACTCTTCAAGATTGGCAGCTTTGGACTACACTGTATGCTTGTTTAGTGAGGCTTTTGTGACAACTCAGGGTGGAAACTTTCCTCATTTTCTGATGGGCCACCGGAGATTCCTCTATGGTGGACATGCTAAGACCATTATTCCAGATAAACGAAGGCTTGTTGTTCTACTGCAGGACATGGGTCTCAG TTGGAAAGATTTCAAAGATCAGATGAAAGAAATGTTAAACGAGAGTGACCGCAAGGGGATGATGGTACCCAGAGTGAGAAAATTCAACAGAAAAACTTCTGTTTACACACATCCTTTGCCAGAATGCGGATGTATCCAGAGACCCCCCAATACTCTAATCATCCCAAATTCTACATTCCTTAATTACCACCAAAAATCCATGAGATAA